Genomic segment of Streptomyces longhuiensis:
CCGGGGCCGGGCGCAGGTGGCGCTGGCCGAGGTTGGCGCGCTCCGGCGTCGGATCCGCGTCGCCCCACGGGTAGCGCATCGACCGCCCGGACGCGGGATCGAAGCGGGCCGCCTTCTCCCACTCGGCCTCGCTGGGCAGGCGCCGGCCCGCCCAGCGCGCGTAGGCGTCGGCCTCGTACCAGCTGACGTGCAGGACGGGCTCGTCCGGCGGGACCACCTCGGTCACCCCGAAGCGGCGCCGCAGCCACTGCCCGGCCTCACGGCGCCAGAACAGCGGCGACCGCAGGCCGTTGTCCCGCACCAGGGCCCAGCCCTCGGGCGTCCACCAGCGGGAGTTGTCGTAGCCGCCGTCGTCCATGAAGGCCAGATACGCGCCGTTCGTGACCGGCGCGGTGTCGATGTGGAACGGCGGGACGAGGCGCGCGTGCGCGGGGCGCTCGTTGTCCAGCGACCACGGCTCGGTGGTCGTCCCCATCGTGAACGGGCCGCCGGGCACCAGGACTTCGGACGGTCCGCGGAACGCGGGCGAGACGGGGTCGGGATCCGGGGCCGTCAAAGCCGGAGCGCCCGCGCGGAGCTGATGGGTGATCAGCATCGTCTCGTCGTGCTGCTGCTCGTGCTGGGCGATCATCCCGAACGCGAACCCCGCCTCGGTGAGCCGGGTGCCGTGGAACGGCGTGCTCTCCAGGACGTCGAGCGCGCGCCCCCGCACCTCGGCCGCGTAACCGCGGGCCTCCTTGGGTGCGAGCAGCGGCAGCTTCGGCCGCTCGGAGCGCGGGTGCTCGAAAGCGTCGTACAGCGGGTCGATCTCCGGGCGCATCGCCTCACGGCCCGCGACCGCGCGCAGGAGCCACTGCTCCTCCTGGTTGCCGATGTGCGCCAGGTCCCATACCAGTGGCGACATCAACGGCGAGTGCTGCGCGGTCAGTTCGGGCCCCTCGACGCAACTCGTGAGCAGCGTCGTGCGGTCCCGCGCGGTGAGCAGCGCGGTCCGCGCGCGCTCCCGCAGTGCCTCGGGGTCGTGGGCGGTGTCTTCGCTCTGTGCGGTCATGAGGTGACGGTCCTCCCGGGGGCGGGGGCATCGATGTGGTCGAGCACGTCGTCGGCGGGGCACCGGCCGCGCACGACATAGCGGTCCATGAAGGCGG
This window contains:
- the egtB gene encoding ergothioneine biosynthesis protein EgtB; amino-acid sequence: MTAQSEDTAHDPEALRERARTALLTARDRTTLLTSCVEGPELTAQHSPLMSPLVWDLAHIGNQEEQWLLRAVAGREAMRPEIDPLYDAFEHPRSERPKLPLLAPKEARGYAAEVRGRALDVLESTPFHGTRLTEAGFAFGMIAQHEQQHDETMLITHQLRAGAPALTAPDPDPVSPAFRGPSEVLVPGGPFTMGTTTEPWSLDNERPAHARLVPPFHIDTAPVTNGAYLAFMDDGGYDNSRWWTPEGWALVRDNGLRSPLFWRREAGQWLRRRFGVTEVVPPDEPVLHVSWYEADAYARWAGRRLPSEAEWEKAARFDPASGRSMRYPWGDADPTPERANLGQRHLRPAPAGSYPAGESPLGVRQLMGDVWEWTSSDFLPYPGFAAFPYREYSEVFFGPDHKVLRGGSFAVDAVACRGTFRNWDYPVRRQIFAGFRTARDGEDA